The DNA window GTAACCACCAAGTTGAAAGAAAATCATATCCGATTGGCCTTGATTAACTTTAAGCAACCCGATGCAGCCGGACATGCCAACGATACAGCCGCATACATTCAAGGAATTGTGGATACCGATAATTACATCCATCAGTTTTGGGAACAATTGCAAAAGGATGCATTTTATAAAGACCGCACTACACTCATTGTAACGAATGATCATGGTAGACATACGGCAGGACATCTGGATGGATTTATTTCGCATGGCGACAATTGCGATGGCTGCCGTCACATTGAATTTTTTGCATTGGGACCGGATTTTAAACAAAATTATACGAGCAATACTCCTTACGAACAAATTGATATTTCAGCAACCATTGCCGAGTTGATGGGCTTTTCTATGCCGACTTCGAATGGGAAAATCATGAAGGATATTTTTAGAAAATAAGTTTTCTTTTTGTTTGGATATCTCCATCATTCAACACAACCTCAAATGCTCCTTCGTCTGCTATCGAATAGTATTCCTGATGAAGCACTTCACATTCTTTTTTCCATTGCTTTATTTTGTATGCGGAATTTGAAAGGTCAAACACAAGAGTTTTCACCTGAAACACTCGCCTGATTTCTTCAATGCTCATCTTCACATTTTTCGAAACTACGATATAATCTACTGTTGGTTTTTCGGTAGTCGATTCTTTCCATTGAATCGCTTGTGATAACACATATATTCGTGTATTAAAAAATTGAATCCATGGACCGTGAATTTTTAAACCCTCCCGCTCCACATCTCCCGAAACCACTTCCGAAGTAGTTAGTCCTAAGTCCCACCAATTATGCTTTACACGAAACAACAACCCGCTTTTGTTTTCTGCAAATGCTGTATCTGTCAACAAAACATTTTCCCTCGAATGAATAAAATCAATGGCTGTTGTTTTCGGAATGCTGTAAATCACCATCTTTTTTTGTTGGCTCTGCTTCTGTTGTTCGATGACCTGACTGATTAAAATTAGAATGACGGCAGACAACGCAAGCATCAGAAATTTGTAGTTACGGTTGTTCAGATAAAACAGAATCAAAACAATCAAACCATAGAGTAACCACGTTTCAGCTACTGAAATAGAAATGCCTTGTAATAATGAAAAGGGCAAGGACTCCATCCATTTTACCGAAGCATTTAAAAACCAAATCAGCCAAGCAAAAGCCATGGCAAGGTAATTCACCACCACCGAAATTTCAGAAAACACAAACACCGCAATCCCAACATATAAAATAAGCGTAGAAAGTGGAATCACTATCAAATTGGAGATGAAAAAGTAATTGGGAAATTGATGAAAATAATGCAAGCCTAACGGAAATGTTGCCAGCTGTGCAGCCATGGAAACAGCGGTAATCATCCAAATTTGATCCAACAACCAATTGTCGAATGTGAACCACTCATAAATTTTTGGTTGTATATAAACAATTCCGATAACCGCCAAATACGACAATTGAAAACCGACTTCCATTAGCAAATAGGGATTGATGAGTAATAGAAATAGTGCCGAAGCAGCCAATGTATTGTAAATATTGGTATGCTTGTTTGTTGCTTTTGCCACCACAATAAAACTAAACATGGTGGCTGCTCTTAATACGGAAGGCGACAAACCGGTGAGTGCGGCATAAAACCAAAGAAACAATAAGAGCAAAACGGTTTTTAGAAACCGAGTTTTTTTATGTTTATCCAAGAGGAACAACAACCAATTCATAACCATATAAACTATGGCCACATGCAATCCAGAGACCGACAACACATGCAAGGCACCGGTGCTGGAATAAGCGGAAATCAGTTCAGCATCCAACTTATCGGTATAGCCCAACAACAGTGCTGCACCTACTGCGAGTTCATCACCGGTTAATTGATTGTTTTTTAAAACCCCTAGCAGTTTACTTCGTAAGCCGATGCAATACTTTAAAATGGTATTTCCTGAATTAGTGCTCAGCGGTTTCCAATCGCTTGTGTTCGCATACGCTTGGTGATAAATGTTGTGGAACGACAAAAATCGTTTGTAATTAAACTCCCCCGGATTTTGAGGTGGTGAAACTTCTTTAAAATCAAAATGCATCAAGAGTTCATCACCATACGTTAATGCTGTTGCATTGGAATCGGTTTTAAAATACACCACTGCTTTTCCGGAAGTCGACCGCCAACCTCCCTCCGCTTTTATTGCAATGATTTCCAGAATGGCTTTTACCGATTTTTCTTTCCGGATTGTTTCTTCACAAACGCGTGCTTGCACCAAGATTTTTGAATGGGTAAAATGGGAAAAATGATGTACAGCAAATTTCTCTGTTTTATAAAGTGTGAGTTGATACGCAAACAAAAACAAGAGGATATTGATGAGTCCTCCAAACCAAAACGAATGCCGATACGAAAGATTGAATTTTGGAATAAGTACAAGGGCTGCTATTGCAATAAAAACGAAGCATGAAACGAGCAAGAGGAGATTAAAATGATGCGGTGCATAAACCGCTGCGACAATCCCGACTAAAAACGGAAGTAACAAACGAACTAAAGGTGCCTGGTTCCAGATTTTCATACCCTACTTTGGAGAAGGAGCCAAAATAACAAAGACCGCTAAGGCAAAACAGGTATAAACGTTTATAGTCGGGTAAACCGACTAATGAAAATTACCTAAAATTCAAGATAATTTCATGTGGAGATAATTTCCAAAATTCAAGAATTATTTTATATTTGTTATGTAGATAAACAATAATATTAACCCTAACATTTTTATTATGGAAAACTTACAGTATTACTATGACATGGTGGATAAATGCATCAGCGATTTAGGTGTAGATCCGGCATTGTGCCGCGGTGAAAAAGCAGGACAATGGAGTTTAAAAAAAGGTTCAGCATCCGTTTGGATTGATGTATGGCACATCGAAGCAGAAAACAGAGGCTATTTTCAAGTGTTGGCGCCCGTAATGGAAGTGCCGGCTAATAACCAACAAGCATTTTTTCAAGAATTATTAGAACTAAACTATACCTTGTATGGTGTAGCTTTCGTAAAATTCCAAAACTGGATTTATGTAAAATTGATTCGTGAAGTGGATGGGTTGGAGCAAAAAGAAGCTGCTGCTACCATCAACCGTGTGGGCTGGTATGCAGATGAATACGATGATAAATTAAAAGT is part of the Bacteroidota bacterium genome and encodes:
- a CDS encoding YbjN domain-containing protein yields the protein MENLQYYYDMVDKCISDLGVDPALCRGEKAGQWSLKKGSASVWIDVWHIEAENRGYFQVLAPVMEVPANNQQAFFQELLELNYTLYGVAFVKFQNWIYVKLIREVDGLEQKEAAATINRVGWYADEYDDKLKVKYGVVVGGRG
- a CDS encoding ComEC family competence protein codes for the protein MKIWNQAPLVRLLLPFLVGIVAAVYAPHHFNLLLLVSCFVFIAIAALVLIPKFNLSYRHSFWFGGLINILLFLFAYQLTLYKTEKFAVHHFSHFTHSKILVQARVCEETIRKEKSVKAILEIIAIKAEGGWRSTSGKAVVYFKTDSNATALTYGDELLMHFDFKEVSPPQNPGEFNYKRFLSFHNIYHQAYANTSDWKPLSTNSGNTILKYCIGLRSKLLGVLKNNQLTGDELAVGAALLLGYTDKLDAELISAYSSTGALHVLSVSGLHVAIVYMVMNWLLFLLDKHKKTRFLKTVLLLLFLWFYAALTGLSPSVLRAATMFSFIVVAKATNKHTNIYNTLAASALFLLLINPYLLMEVGFQLSYLAVIGIVYIQPKIYEWFTFDNWLLDQIWMITAVSMAAQLATFPLGLHYFHQFPNYFFISNLIVIPLSTLILYVGIAVFVFSEISVVVNYLAMAFAWLIWFLNASVKWMESLPFSLLQGISISVAETWLLYGLIVLILFYLNNRNYKFLMLALSAVILILISQVIEQQKQSQQKKMVIYSIPKTTAIDFIHSRENVLLTDTAFAENKSGLLFRVKHNWWDLGLTTSEVVSGDVEREGLKIHGPWIQFFNTRIYVLSQAIQWKESTTEKPTVDYIVVSKNVKMSIEEIRRVFQVKTLVFDLSNSAYKIKQWKKECEVLHQEYYSIADEGAFEVVLNDGDIQTKRKLIF